One window from the genome of Paramormyrops kingsleyae isolate MSU_618 chromosome 3, PKINGS_0.4, whole genome shotgun sequence encodes:
- the malb gene encoding mal, T cell differentiation protein b: protein MASTTAQPVGSLPSGLGVCTTVPDVFYLPELIFGGLVWILVASSHVIPANPLGWVMFVSIFCFIMTFIWLMIFLCGGHRNSVSWAAADFVYHFLAAFFYLSASVALAYITCLYGNGLLAFGQSITDLNTFNRYYRIDIAAVVFSHIATLFYFIHCILSAMRWRSF, encoded by the exons ATGGCATCTACCACAGCACAGCCAGTGGGAAGTTTACCCAGCGGCCTTGGCGTATGCACCACTGTCCCGGACGTCTTTTACCTTCCAGAGCTG ATCTTTGGAGGACTAGTTTGGATCCTTGTTGCCTCTTCACATGTGATTCCAGCCAACCCTCTAGGATGGGTGATGTTTGTGTCAATCTTCTGCTTCATCATGACCTTCATATGGCTGATGATTTTTCTCTGTGGAGGACACAGGAACAGTGTGAGCTGGGCAGCCGCG GACTTTGTGTATCATTTCCTGGCAGCGTTCTTTTACCTCAGTGCGTCTGTTGCCCTGGCTTACATCACCTGCTTGTATGGAAACGGTCTACTGGCTTTCGGTCAAAGTATTACTGACTTGAATACTTTTAACCGGTATTACCGGATCGACATTGCTGCAGTG GTCTTCTCCCACATAGCCACCCTCTTTTACTTCATTCATTGCATTCTGTCGGCAATGAGGTGGAGAAGCTTCTGA